A window of Candidatus Kinetoplastibacterium crithidii (ex Angomonas deanei ATCC 30255) contains these coding sequences:
- the rpe gene encoding ribulose-phosphate 3-epimerase, with protein MNTNNLPALITPSILSADFSKLGEEIRQVTGAGADWIHIDVMDNHYVPNLTIGPMVCKAIKKIAKIPLDIHLMVENVDLLIPEFSRSGADIITIHPETSKHLDRTLSLIKDCNCKAGLALNPASNLQVLDYIMDKIDLILVMSVNPGFGGQKFLPMSIKKIKDVRTKIDEWSLKDGHNFIMLQVDGGVNIDNIAKIRSAGANAFVSGSAIFESGNYKETINAMKMEIQKSDDLKLNYE; from the coding sequence ATGAATACAAATAATCTACCTGCTTTGATAACTCCCAGCATCTTATCTGCTGATTTCTCAAAACTAGGTGAAGAAATACGACAAGTAACCGGTGCTGGAGCAGACTGGATACATATAGATGTTATGGACAATCATTATGTACCTAATCTAACAATTGGACCAATGGTTTGTAAGGCAATAAAAAAAATCGCGAAAATACCGCTTGATATTCATCTCATGGTAGAAAATGTTGATTTGCTTATCCCTGAATTTTCTAGATCAGGTGCTGATATTATTACAATACATCCAGAAACATCGAAACACTTAGACAGAACCTTATCTCTAATTAAAGACTGTAACTGCAAAGCAGGATTGGCTCTCAATCCTGCCAGTAATTTGCAAGTCTTGGATTATATAATGGATAAAATTGATTTAATACTCGTCATGTCTGTAAATCCTGGATTTGGTGGGCAAAAATTTCTACCAATGTCTATCAAAAAAATTAAAGATGTTCGCACAAAAATAGATGAATGGTCTTTAAAAGATGGTCATAATTTCATTATGCTACAAGTTGATGGCGGAGTTAATATTGATAATATAGCAAAAATTCGTTCTGCAGGAGCAAATGCTTTTGTATCAGGATCAGCAATCTTCGAATCTGGCAATTACAAAGAAACTATTAATGCCATGAAAATGGAAATTCAAAAATCTGATGATTTAAAATTAAATTATGAATAA
- the atpB gene encoding F0F1 ATP synthase subunit A encodes MLSEGDISPQSLYIQHHLVHMNSIGEPQGSIVQFNVINFDSLFWSILMGSLVVGLLLLVARRATSGVPGRFQAFVEIILDMVDQQAVSILPDERSRVFVSPLAMTVFLWVLIMNSLDFLPVDLMSKIFNIMGLGLSHNDLFYYHRILPTADINIPIGMSMGVLLLVIYYSIRSKSLVGFIKGMFTSPFHSKGFGLLFLAPANFALNVIEYLAKTVSLGMRLFGNMFAGELIFMLIALLGGSWTGLNFMSCSLGFAHILAGSLWAMFHILIVVLQAFIFMMLTLVYIGQAYESH; translated from the coding sequence ATGCTATCTGAAGGTGATATATCTCCACAATCTTTATATATTCAACATCATTTAGTTCATATGAATAGTATTGGAGAACCACAAGGTTCTATAGTACAGTTTAATGTAATTAATTTTGATTCATTGTTCTGGTCTATTTTGATGGGATCGTTAGTAGTTGGTCTATTGCTATTGGTTGCAAGAAGAGCAACTTCTGGTGTTCCAGGTAGATTTCAAGCTTTTGTTGAAATAATTTTAGATATGGTCGATCAACAAGCGGTTTCTATTTTGCCAGATGAAAGAAGTAGAGTCTTCGTATCTCCGTTGGCTATGACTGTATTTCTTTGGGTTTTGATTATGAACTCTTTAGATTTCCTGCCTGTTGATTTGATGTCAAAAATTTTTAACATTATGGGTCTTGGTTTAAGTCACAATGATTTATTCTATTATCATAGGATATTACCGACAGCAGATATAAATATTCCTATAGGTATGTCGATGGGTGTTCTGTTGCTTGTAATATATTACAGTATTAGATCAAAGAGTTTAGTGGGTTTTATTAAAGGTATGTTTACATCACCATTTCATTCTAAAGGTTTTGGTTTATTGTTTTTAGCTCCAGCAAATTTTGCACTAAATGTAATTGAGTATCTTGCAAAGACAGTTTCTCTTGGAATGAGGTTATTTGGTAATATGTTTGCTGGAGAATTAATATTTATGTTAATAGCTTTGTTAGGTGGCTCTTGGACTGGTTTAAATTTTATGAGTTGTTCTCTAGGTTTTGCTCATATATTAGCAGGTTCTTTGTGGGCCATGTTTCATATACTTATAGTTGTTCTGCAGGCCTTTATTTTTATGATGTTAACGCTTGTTTATATAGGTCAAGCGTATGAAAGTCATTAG
- a CDS encoding F0F1 ATP synthase subunit delta encodes MTDFSITAKSYAEALFVIAQKDNSLENWICFLEDISSLMSNDCFFQFIDHPDFEKSIKLDLFLELLSLERTSKKSTLIKELLERKRFVIVPQILFFLKELKDEHEGVALAKIFTAFQVSDEQVNHMISIFESKFNLKLRPQVLIDKSLIGGVKVVVGDRILDASIKNKLDELKNTLLAI; translated from the coding sequence ATGACAGATTTTTCAATAACAGCAAAATCTTATGCTGAAGCACTTTTTGTCATAGCGCAAAAAGACAATTCGTTAGAAAATTGGATTTGTTTTCTTGAAGATATTTCTTCATTAATGTCTAATGATTGTTTTTTTCAATTTATAGATCATCCTGATTTTGAAAAATCTATAAAACTTGATTTGTTTTTGGAGCTATTGTCACTAGAAAGAACAAGTAAAAAAAGTACTCTTATTAAAGAGCTTTTAGAAAGGAAGAGATTTGTTATTGTTCCTCAAATTTTATTCTTTTTAAAAGAACTCAAAGACGAACATGAAGGTGTGGCATTAGCCAAAATTTTTACTGCTTTTCAAGTTTCTGATGAGCAGGTTAATCATATGATTTCAATTTTTGAATCAAAATTCAATTTAAAGTTAAGACCTCAGGTTTTAATAGATAAATCTTTGATAGGTGGCGTGAAGGTTGTTGTCGGAGACAGAATTTTAGATGCGTCTATAAAGAATAAGCTAGATGAGCTAAAAAATACACTTTTAGCTATATAA
- a CDS encoding F0F1 ATP synthase subunit B: protein MNLNATIFFQMVVFFIFGWVTMRFVWPHLISAVDERRQKIADGLLAAEKGVNSLSAINEKVKQMSDEAKKEAQARISNAEKQVVRILEQARNDAELERARILSQAQNDVEAVLCHAKDELRKDIALLSIKGVEQILMREVNIAEHKEILDNLEARL, encoded by the coding sequence GTGAATTTAAATGCGACGATTTTTTTCCAAATGGTTGTATTTTTTATTTTTGGTTGGGTGACAATGCGTTTTGTTTGGCCTCATCTTATTAGTGCTGTTGATGAACGTCGTCAAAAGATAGCAGATGGGTTATTAGCTGCTGAGAAAGGTGTTAATAGTCTTTCTGCAATTAATGAGAAGGTTAAACAAATGTCTGATGAGGCAAAAAAAGAGGCTCAAGCTCGTATTTCTAACGCTGAAAAACAGGTAGTTAGAATATTAGAGCAAGCTCGTAATGATGCTGAATTGGAAAGAGCTAGGATTTTGTCTCAGGCACAAAATGATGTTGAAGCTGTTTTGTGTCATGCTAAAGATGAATTAAGGAAGGATATTGCTCTTCTTTCTATAAAAGGAGTTGAGCAAATTCTGATGCGAGAAGTTAATATTGCAGAGCATAAAGAAATATTAGATAACCTTGAGGCTCGGCTTTAA
- a CDS encoding HAD-IA family hydrolase, translating to MNKISSVLLDLDGTLIDSLLDITDSINYMRKDLKLTNLPAHIIKGFIGKGIDNLINKSLYDYPYSKNNILDKKYTFNKAKDLFSRYYCNCNGSKTVLYPGVLEGLNKLKQEQLSLSIVTNKPTKPTLQILQKLNLSHLFSYVICGDTCQHCKPEPDQLLFACKQLNTTPEKTIMIGDSSNDVMAARAANVAAVLVLPYGYHNKKIF from the coding sequence ATGAATAAAATTTCATCTGTGTTACTAGATCTAGATGGAACACTAATAGACTCATTACTAGACATAACTGATTCTATTAATTATATGAGAAAAGATTTAAAATTAACAAATTTACCTGCACATATAATAAAGGGTTTCATAGGAAAAGGCATTGATAATTTAATAAACAAATCATTATATGATTACCCCTATAGCAAAAACAACATACTTGACAAAAAATATACCTTCAACAAAGCAAAAGATTTATTTTCCAGATACTACTGTAATTGCAATGGAAGTAAAACTGTTTTATATCCAGGAGTTTTAGAAGGCTTAAATAAGCTAAAACAGGAACAACTGTCATTATCTATAGTAACAAATAAGCCCACGAAACCTACTCTTCAAATTTTACAAAAACTAAACCTCTCTCATTTATTCTCTTACGTAATTTGTGGTGACACATGCCAACATTGCAAACCAGAACCAGATCAACTATTATTTGCATGTAAACAACTTAACACTACACCTGAAAAAACAATTATGATAGGTGACTCTAGTAATGATGTCATGGCAGCTAGAGCTGCTAACGTAGCAGCAGTTTTAGTATTGCCTTATGGCTATCATAATAAAAAAATATTTTAG
- a CDS encoding M61 family metallopeptidase, whose amino-acid sequence MTKDRKLPDNFVLYNIEIFDLYGHRYKVTINLNDTKNKQIVYIPRWIPGSYVIRDFSSNIEQIKAFSQKKPLAITKLDNSTWIIDECQDHVQIEYIVYAYDDSARGAYLDANRAFFNGTSVFLCIDNLEHLPCIVNINLANQCKEKQWQIYTSLPKINDIKNQTNENQYNTYIANSYDTLIDSPVEIGTPTTCEFLSFGTIHKIVFSGPLSKIDTKKISRDIKKICEEQISFFDPTTKTPPFIDNGNIFIFIINLNDNYFGGIEHRSSTVISTKRKFLPTTNIAKQPKEYSEFLSLISHEYFHSWLIKRIKPASFIKYDLKKPTLTNLLWIFEGFTSYYEDIFLLRCKLINKNYYLNTLAEKINRTINYPGKYKQTLEESSFDAWIKFYKQNENSINSTVNYYEKGSLIAFGIDTEIRKQSENKYSLDDLMRFLWQKYGKDFYIDKQKGMSNDDIVKDTKESTGVDISYIINKYVKDTDDIPIDQWLNYYGLRLECINKLQPVLQINTFDQEGKVIVKNVIDNGPSYNAGISSGDILIAINNIRLDSTQDLIDIVKLNKIGDEILVHLFHLNELISVTVRLETADKIYKIKNTGKPTNDI is encoded by the coding sequence ATGACTAAAGATAGAAAATTACCAGATAATTTTGTATTATACAACATAGAAATTTTTGATTTATATGGGCATAGATACAAAGTTACAATAAACCTGAATGATACAAAAAATAAACAGATTGTATATATCCCAAGATGGATACCTGGAAGTTATGTTATAAGAGATTTTTCTAGCAACATAGAACAAATTAAAGCCTTTTCCCAGAAAAAACCTCTTGCAATAACTAAATTAGACAACAGTACTTGGATAATAGATGAATGCCAAGACCATGTTCAAATAGAATATATAGTGTATGCTTATGACGATTCCGCAAGAGGAGCTTATCTTGACGCAAATAGAGCTTTTTTTAACGGCACTAGCGTATTTTTATGCATAGATAACTTAGAACATCTACCTTGCATAGTAAATATTAACTTAGCAAACCAATGCAAAGAAAAACAGTGGCAAATATACACAAGCTTGCCAAAAATCAATGATATCAAAAACCAAACTAATGAAAATCAATATAATACCTATATTGCAAATTCTTATGACACTTTAATTGACTCTCCCGTAGAAATTGGGACTCCAACCACTTGTGAATTTCTTTCATTTGGTACAATTCATAAAATAGTTTTCTCTGGTCCTTTATCAAAGATAGATACAAAAAAAATATCTAGAGACATAAAGAAGATTTGTGAAGAACAGATTTCTTTCTTCGACCCCACTACTAAAACACCTCCTTTCATAGATAACGGAAATATTTTCATTTTTATAATAAACTTAAATGATAACTATTTTGGAGGAATTGAACATAGATCATCAACTGTTATTAGCACAAAAAGAAAATTCTTACCTACAACAAATATTGCAAAACAACCAAAAGAATATAGTGAGTTCTTAAGCTTAATAAGCCATGAATATTTTCACTCATGGCTTATTAAGAGAATCAAACCAGCCTCTTTCATAAAATATGACCTAAAAAAACCAACACTAACAAATTTATTATGGATATTTGAAGGTTTTACTTCTTATTACGAGGATATATTTCTATTAAGATGCAAACTAATAAATAAAAATTATTACTTAAATACATTAGCAGAAAAAATTAATAGAACAATAAATTATCCAGGAAAATATAAACAAACTTTAGAAGAAAGCTCTTTTGATGCATGGATTAAATTCTATAAACAAAATGAAAACTCTATAAACTCAACTGTAAACTATTATGAAAAAGGTTCTTTGATAGCCTTTGGAATAGATACTGAAATTCGAAAACAATCAGAAAACAAATATTCTTTAGACGATCTTATGAGATTTTTATGGCAAAAATATGGTAAGGATTTTTATATTGATAAACAAAAAGGAATGTCTAACGACGATATTGTAAAAGACACAAAAGAATCAACAGGAGTAGATATTAGTTATATTATTAATAAATATGTCAAAGATACTGACGACATACCAATCGATCAATGGTTAAATTACTATGGATTAAGATTAGAATGCATAAATAAATTACAACCTGTATTACAAATAAATACATTCGATCAAGAAGGCAAAGTCATAGTAAAGAATGTTATAGATAATGGACCATCATATAATGCTGGAATATCTTCCGGTGATATTTTGATAGCAATTAACAATATAAGATTAGATTCCACTCAAGATCTTATAGATATAGTTAAATTAAACAAAATAGGGGATGAAATATTAGTTCATTTATTTCACCTCAATGAATTAATATCTGTGACAGTAAGATTAGAAACTGCAGATAAAATCTATAAGATAAAAAACACAGGAAAACCAACAAATGACATATAG
- the atpA gene encoding F0F1 ATP synthase subunit alpha: MQLNPSEISEFIKNRIEGMDASISIRTSGTVVSVTDGIARIYGLSDVMQGEMIEFPNNIVGLALNLESDSVGAVILGDYTKISEGDQVRTTGRILEVPVGPELRGRVVNALGEPIDGKGPINASETDVIEKVAPGVIDRYTVSQPMQTGIKSIDSMVPIGRGQRELIIGDRQTGKTSVAIDAIINQKGKNVTCIYVAIGQKASSINNVVRKLEEYGALEYTIIVVATASDSAAMQYIAPYAGCTMGEYFRDRGDDALIVYDDLTKQAWAYRQISLLLRRPPGREAYPGDVFYLHSRLLERASRVRSEYVEKFTNGVVKGKTGSLTALPIIETQAGDVSAFVPTNVISITDGQIFLETDLFNSGVRPAINAGISVSRVGGAAQTKVIKKLSGGIRTDLAQYRELAAFSQFSSDLDDATRRQLERGKRVVEILKQQQYQPFSVWEQSVSLFCVTKGFLDDVDVNRILVFEKLLKDFLKTNFATLINQIEKSSDLSKNDEDALTEAVKEFKQNIVF; this comes from the coding sequence ATGCAGCTCAACCCCTCAGAAATTAGTGAGTTTATTAAAAACAGAATAGAGGGTATGGATGCTTCTATTAGCATTCGCACAAGTGGTACAGTAGTTTCCGTGACAGATGGCATCGCTCGTATTTATGGGTTGTCTGACGTTATGCAAGGGGAAATGATTGAATTTCCTAATAACATAGTGGGGTTGGCTCTTAATCTTGAGAGTGATTCTGTCGGAGCCGTAATTCTTGGTGATTATACCAAAATATCAGAAGGTGACCAGGTGAGAACCACAGGTCGTATTCTAGAAGTTCCAGTTGGTCCTGAACTGAGAGGAAGAGTAGTTAATGCATTGGGAGAGCCAATTGATGGTAAAGGACCTATAAATGCTTCTGAGACAGATGTTATAGAAAAAGTAGCTCCTGGTGTTATTGATAGATATACCGTTTCTCAACCTATGCAAACAGGTATTAAGTCTATAGATTCTATGGTTCCAATAGGTAGAGGGCAGCGAGAACTTATTATTGGTGATAGACAAACAGGTAAAACAAGTGTTGCGATTGATGCAATTATAAATCAAAAAGGTAAAAATGTTACCTGTATTTATGTGGCAATTGGACAAAAAGCTTCTTCTATTAATAATGTTGTCCGAAAACTTGAGGAATATGGAGCATTAGAATATACAATTATAGTTGTTGCTACAGCGTCTGATTCAGCTGCTATGCAGTATATAGCTCCTTATGCAGGATGCACTATGGGGGAATATTTTAGAGATAGAGGTGATGATGCTTTGATAGTTTATGATGACCTTACTAAGCAGGCATGGGCTTATAGGCAGATATCTCTTCTTTTAAGAAGACCTCCTGGTAGAGAAGCTTATCCTGGTGATGTTTTTTATTTGCATTCTAGATTGCTAGAAAGAGCTTCTAGAGTTAGGTCTGAGTATGTAGAAAAATTTACTAATGGTGTTGTAAAAGGTAAGACTGGTTCATTAACAGCATTACCTATAATTGAGACTCAGGCTGGTGACGTGTCTGCTTTTGTTCCTACTAATGTTATTTCTATTACTGATGGCCAAATATTTTTAGAAACTGATTTGTTTAATTCTGGTGTAAGACCTGCTATTAATGCTGGTATATCAGTATCTAGGGTTGGTGGAGCAGCACAAACTAAGGTAATTAAGAAATTATCAGGTGGTATTAGAACTGATTTGGCTCAGTATAGAGAATTAGCAGCTTTTTCCCAATTTTCTTCTGATCTTGATGATGCAACTCGTAGACAGTTGGAAAGAGGAAAGAGAGTTGTGGAAATATTAAAACAACAACAATATCAACCTTTTTCAGTATGGGAACAATCTGTTTCGCTATTTTGTGTAACCAAAGGTTTTCTAGATGATGTAGATGTAAATAGAATTTTGGTTTTTGAAAAATTATTGAAGGATTTTCTAAAAACCAACTTTGCTACTCTTATTAACCAAATAGAAAAATCTAGCGATTTGTCTAAGAATGATGAAGATGCTTTGACTGAGGCTGTTAAAGAGTTCAAGCAAAATATTGTTTTTTAG
- a CDS encoding dihydroneopterin aldolase — translation MTYRNISISNLTVETSIGILEHEINKKQTIVINANFNVKHKDISDDNDIKSILDYRELRNIIIEETTKQHIKLVETLLDKIKDQIIKRFPEIESLNIKIEKPMAFQDCSIGVEIHYP, via the coding sequence ATGACATATAGAAATATTAGCATATCCAATTTAACTGTAGAAACAAGTATAGGAATATTGGAACATGAGATTAACAAAAAACAAACAATAGTAATAAATGCCAATTTTAATGTAAAACATAAAGATATATCAGATGACAACGACATTAAATCTATCTTAGATTATAGAGAACTAAGGAATATCATAATAGAAGAAACAACTAAACAACATATTAAATTGGTAGAGACTCTTTTAGATAAAATCAAAGACCAAATAATCAAAAGATTTCCAGAAATAGAATCATTAAATATTAAAATTGAAAAACCAATGGCTTTTCAAGATTGCTCGATAGGTGTAGAAATACACTACCCTTAA
- the mltA gene encoding murein transglycosylase A, whose translation MIYNKNYRIFIIVIFFVIFGRNVFAKDELILSGEKYNESLASFTPVSWNQLPSWVDDDFLTVWNVFLKNCSCIIKNRDCKGIHRVASAEVWAPVCKAAFEFENSSENKDNKSIRKFFEKYLDPCAFTFNNKMVDCKMTGYCEPSFKGSRHRTGNYQWPIFGVPDDLITIDLGLFNSDLKGMVIRGKLSGDKIIPYDSREQLGNRIEELQVIVWLDNPFDSVFIGIQGSGRILLQDGPDNGKYIKVGYASSNGYPFVSIGNWLSKNEGINPSYKNIKKWMAENPMKTKDVINKNPRVVFFHESNESNICVGPIGSYGIELTPRRSIAVDSKFIPLGTPIFFSTKHSSNSNNFLYGTVFAQDTGSLIKGIDRADFFWGSGYKATENANTTDYAYRMWILWPKKKWSSFFN comes from the coding sequence ATGATATATAACAAAAATTATCGAATCTTTATAATTGTAATATTTTTTGTAATTTTTGGAAGAAATGTATTTGCAAAAGATGAATTAATTTTAAGTGGCGAAAAATATAATGAGTCATTAGCTAGTTTTACACCTGTATCCTGGAATCAACTACCAAGTTGGGTTGATGACGATTTTTTAACTGTTTGGAATGTTTTTTTAAAAAACTGTAGCTGTATTATTAAAAATAGAGATTGCAAAGGTATTCATAGAGTTGCGTCTGCGGAGGTATGGGCCCCAGTGTGTAAGGCAGCTTTTGAGTTTGAGAATTCTTCTGAAAATAAAGACAACAAATCTATTAGGAAATTTTTTGAGAAATATCTAGATCCATGTGCTTTTACTTTTAATAATAAAATGGTTGATTGTAAAATGACAGGTTATTGTGAACCTTCTTTTAAAGGATCTCGTCATAGGACTGGTAATTATCAATGGCCAATATTTGGTGTTCCTGATGACTTGATAACTATAGATCTGGGGTTGTTTAACTCTGATTTAAAAGGTATGGTTATTAGAGGTAAATTATCAGGTGACAAGATTATCCCTTATGATTCTAGGGAGCAATTAGGGAATAGAATTGAAGAATTACAAGTAATAGTTTGGCTGGATAATCCATTTGACAGTGTTTTCATTGGCATTCAAGGTTCTGGAAGAATTTTGTTGCAAGATGGCCCAGATAATGGAAAATATATCAAAGTTGGTTATGCTTCAAGTAATGGGTATCCATTTGTATCAATTGGCAATTGGTTGTCAAAGAATGAAGGAATTAATCCGTCATATAAGAATATTAAAAAATGGATGGCAGAAAATCCAATGAAAACAAAAGATGTGATTAACAAGAATCCAAGAGTTGTATTTTTTCATGAGAGTAATGAATCAAATATTTGTGTTGGTCCTATTGGGTCCTATGGTATAGAACTTACTCCTAGGAGGTCAATTGCAGTAGATAGTAAGTTCATACCTTTAGGGACGCCGATATTTTTTTCAACTAAGCATTCATCAAACTCTAATAATTTTCTATATGGGACAGTTTTTGCTCAAGATACAGGATCTCTGATTAAAGGTATAGATAGGGCTGATTTTTTTTGGGGTTCAGGATACAAGGCTACCGAGAATGCAAATACTACGGACTATGCTTATAGAATGTGGATTTTATGGCCCAAGAAAAAATGGTCTTCATTTTTTAATTAG
- the atpG gene encoding F0F1 ATP synthase subunit gamma, producing MPGIKEIRTKIKSVQNTRKITRAMEMVAASKMRKAQDRMLVFRPYASKLCRIAAHLMQANPEYSHPFLLERDVGSAGLILISTDKGLCGGLNTNIGRLVLSKIKEFNQENIDVYATAFGQKGLNLLTRIGVNLLSEEVQLGDTPDLNRLLGAIKVQISAYMEGKIDVLYIATTKFVNTMKQVPVLLKLLPLSNDLKDPYELDSSLCNNDSIYSWDYIYEPDIKTVIDELLNRYVEGLIYRAVVENMASEQSARMVAMKAASDNGKRVIDDLQTIYNKTRQAAITKEISEIVGGAAAV from the coding sequence ATGCCTGGAATTAAGGAAATTCGCACTAAGATTAAAAGTGTGCAAAATACTCGTAAAATTACTAGAGCTATGGAAATGGTAGCTGCATCTAAGATGAGGAAAGCTCAAGATAGAATGCTTGTATTCAGGCCTTATGCTAGTAAGTTGTGTAGAATTGCTGCTCATTTGATGCAGGCTAACCCAGAGTATTCACATCCATTCTTATTAGAGAGGGATGTTGGCTCAGCTGGTTTAATTTTAATCTCTACTGATAAAGGTTTGTGTGGTGGTTTAAATACGAATATAGGTCGTTTAGTTTTGTCAAAGATTAAAGAATTTAATCAGGAAAATATTGATGTATATGCAACTGCATTCGGTCAAAAAGGACTCAATTTATTGACTCGTATTGGTGTTAACCTTTTATCTGAAGAGGTGCAGCTTGGGGATACCCCTGATTTGAATAGGTTATTAGGAGCTATTAAAGTGCAAATTAGTGCTTATATGGAAGGCAAGATTGATGTCTTATATATAGCAACCACCAAGTTTGTAAATACTATGAAGCAAGTTCCTGTATTGCTGAAATTATTACCTCTATCTAATGATTTGAAAGATCCATATGAGCTAGATTCATCATTATGTAACAATGATAGTATTTATAGTTGGGATTATATTTATGAGCCAGATATAAAAACTGTAATAGATGAGCTTTTAAATCGATATGTAGAAGGATTAATTTATAGAGCTGTCGTAGAAAATATGGCATCTGAACAATCTGCTAGGATGGTGGCAATGAAAGCTGCTTCTGATAATGGTAAAAGAGTCATAGATGACTTACAGACTATTTATAATAAAACAAGACAAGCAGCTATTACTAAAGAGATATCCGAAATTGTTGGCGGCGCGGCTGCTGTCTAA
- the atpE gene encoding F0F1 ATP synthase subunit C — translation MTNAAFVAISCAFIIGLGAIGACIGIAIMGGKYLEASARQPELMNALQTKMFLLAGLIDAAFLIGVGVSMLFAFANPFV, via the coding sequence ATGACAAATGCAGCTTTCGTTGCTATTTCTTGTGCTTTTATTATTGGATTGGGAGCTATTGGGGCTTGTATTGGGATTGCTATCATGGGTGGAAAATATCTTGAAGCATCTGCTCGTCAACCAGAATTGATGAATGCTTTACAAACAAAGATGTTCTTGCTTGCTGGTCTTATAGATGCTGCATTCCTGATTGGTGTTGGTGTCTCTATGTTGTTTGCTTTTGCAAATCCATTCGTTTAG